The window AGGCTGAGTTGTGCCCATGTCAGTACCTCGAACAACTCGTCCAGCGATCCGGGGCCGCCGGGCAGGGTAACGATGGCATCGGCGTTCATGAACATCACCTTCTTGCGCTCATGCATCGTTTCCGTGACGACGAAGCTGGTAAGGTCGCGCTTGCCGACTTCCGCCCGCATCAGGTGAACCGGAATGACACCGAAGGTCTCGGCTCCGGCAAGCTGTGCCGCCCGCGCGACCGCGCCCATCAAGCCGACATCGCCAGCGCCATAGACGAGCCGCAGGCTGTTCTGCGCGAGGCTCTGGCCGAGTTCGGTCGCCGCCTCCATGAAGGCCGGGTCGTTTCCGGGTCGCGAGCCGCAGAATACGCAGACGGAAAATTGCGTTGCTTGAGGCACTGCCTGTATCCTCTTGTCTTGTAAAGGTTTCGTATTTCGCGCATTTTGGCTGGCAATTGCCGGGAACGCGAGTGGTTTCCGCATGCCTGGACAGAAAGGCACCGGAATGGGAGTTCGGGAGTAGGGATGACTGGGGCCGAAAGTGACAGCGCCACCTCGGGCGTGAAACGGGCCGGGACCGGCAAGATCATTGCCGTGGTCCTGCTGTTGTTTGGCGTCATCGGCTATGTGGCCGACCCGCTTGGCTGGCGCACGATGCCCGACGATGCCTCCCCTGAAACCGCTCAAGGTACAGAAACACCTGTTCAGGCCGCCACGGTGGCGTCCGATGGGGCAGCGGCTGATGGGACGGCCGCAGCGACGGGTTCGGAGAGTGACGCGCCCGCAATTGCCGGATCGGAAGACGCGGCAGAAACTGTGTCGGCCGAAGAGACCACGACGGCCCGACCTTCTACAACGGATGAAACCGGAGAACAGCCCACGGCTGTGCCCGCAGTCGAGGATATAGTGGGGGAAACGCCATCACCTGACGCGGCACAATCGCCAGGCGAAGGTGAGGAGGTTGCTGTGGCAACCACCGAGCCGGGATCGGATGCGAATGCTTCCGCTGAAGACGAGGCAGCAGAGGCCACGGCGCCAGTGGCGACAAGCGATATCGGTGAGGAGATCGCCGCCACCACACCGGCGGACAGCAATGACGTTGTCATCGAGCCGGGGGACGACCCGGAGGTCGACGAGAGCGAGCCGTCAGCGGCGGCCCGCCCCCTCACACCGGACAATGAAGCGCCGGGCCTGCCCGAATTCGATCTCGTGCGTGTCGACGAGCGCGGCGGCGGTGTCGTTGCCGGTCGTGCGGAACCCGGCACCGTTGTCCGCGT of the Algicella marina genome contains:
- a CDS encoding TIGR00730 family Rossman fold protein → MEAATELGQSLAQNSLRLVYGAGDVGLMGAVARAAQLAGAETFGVIPVHLMRAEVGKRDLTSFVVTETMHERKKVMFMNADAIVTLPGGPGSLDELFEVLTWAQLSLHTKPVYLLNTRGYWDPLLALLDNITDNGFADPSFRDLLQVVGSVPDLMAALQKRIH
- a CDS encoding LysM peptidoglycan-binding domain-containing protein; translated protein: MTGAESDSATSGVKRAGTGKIIAVVLLLFGVIGYVADPLGWRTMPDDASPETAQGTETPVQAATVASDGAAADGTAAATGSESDAPAIAGSEDAAETVSAEETTTARPSTTDETGEQPTAVPAVEDIVGETPSPDAAQSPGEGEEVAVATTEPGSDANASAEDEAAEATAPVATSDIGEEIAATTPADSNDVVIEPGDDPEVDESEPSAAARPLTPDNEAPGLPEFDLVRVDERGGGVVAGRAEPGTVVRVMAGGSEIATAEADSRGEFVAFIQTPASNEGLILSLLAENQAGELAEGVKTVLLLPVSAEDGTEAAPAVLRKDGPGEVVRVTAPGGLGKVSSVTLDAITYDSAGAVVLSGRSPREQTIRIYVDGAAVKDVASRADGTWDAKLDEVEEGRYILRVDALAADGSVDSRVESPFQRVFPELAAQASLSEITVQPGNTLWVMAEERYGNGFSYTQIFAANRNLIRDPDLIYPGQIFSLPDAPQE